Proteins encoded in a region of the Aminivibrio sp. genome:
- a CDS encoding ZIP family metal transporter, whose translation MIDFLQQYGPVPQALLATLFTWGVTAAGAALVFFTKTVNPKLMDSMLGFAAGVMIAASFWSLLAPGIAMAEQMGHVPWLTAVIGFMAGGIFMRLVDRLLPHLHLGLKIEQSEGLKTSWQRSTLLVLAITLHNIPEGLAVGVAFGAVAANISSATLGGAIALALGIGLQNFPEGAAVSLPLRREGMGRTKSFLMGQASGFVEPAAGVFGAFFVLHMQNILPYALCFAAGAMIFVVVEELIPESQRKEENINVVTMATMAGFAVMMFLDVALG comes from the coding sequence ATGATCGACTTCTTGCAGCAATATGGTCCAGTCCCGCAGGCTCTTCTGGCGACTCTCTTCACATGGGGCGTAACTGCGGCGGGGGCGGCGCTTGTTTTCTTCACGAAGACGGTCAACCCTAAACTCATGGATTCCATGCTTGGATTCGCCGCCGGCGTCATGATCGCCGCAAGTTTCTGGTCTCTCCTTGCTCCCGGCATAGCAATGGCCGAACAGATGGGTCACGTCCCATGGCTGACGGCCGTGATCGGATTCATGGCCGGCGGAATTTTCATGAGGCTGGTTGACCGTTTGCTGCCCCATCTTCACCTGGGATTAAAGATTGAACAGAGCGAAGGTTTGAAGACCTCCTGGCAGCGGAGCACGCTGCTGGTGCTTGCGATCACGTTGCACAATATCCCGGAAGGTCTTGCTGTGGGTGTCGCTTTCGGGGCCGTGGCGGCAAATATTTCTTCCGCTACGCTCGGAGGCGCCATTGCGTTGGCCCTTGGAATCGGTCTTCAGAATTTTCCTGAAGGAGCCGCAGTCTCATTGCCGTTGCGGAGAGAAGGGATGGGACGGACAAAGAGTTTTTTAATGGGGCAGGCTTCCGGTTTTGTTGAACCCGCCGCCGGGGTATTCGGGGCGTTTTTTGTTCTTCATATGCAGAACATCCTGCCCTATGCCCTTTGTTTCGCTGCCGGGGCAATGATTTTTGTGGTGGTGGAAGAATTGATTCCAGAATCCCAGCGGAAGGAAGAGAATATCAATGTGGTAACCATGGCGACCATGGCGGGTTTTGCGGTGATGATGTTTCTCGATGTCGCGCTGGGCTGA
- a CDS encoding BCCT family transporter, producing the protein MQSQKDNSVFFISMAVTAATVLWGIFSPAGFDAAAKGLFGFLIKYFGWGYMLAMNIFVLFPILLCMSRFGKLRLGEPGSKPEFSNISWFAMLFSAGMGVGLVFYGVGEPVFHFMTPPFGAAAGSAKAAEDALRTTFFHWGLHPWAGYAVIALCLAYFQYRKGAPGLMSSMFLPVLGQKGNSSVLGKTIDILAIFATIAGLATSLGLGTLQINSGLKYLFGMPQNVTIQLTIIAVLALVYTGTAVTGIERGIKFISNLNLFLACLLSAALFFIGPTMAIIESLMTGVGDYLSNVVNQSFHMAPYGGEYKGWLGGWTLYYWAWWIAWAPFVGSFIARISRGRTIREFVSGVLVVPALGSFTWFAIFGTSGLNLELTGAAKIAEKVAADISVGVFEVYKYYPLGGIMSVIMVVLISTFFITSANSGTFVLSMYSTKGEINPPKVRMGIWGVLMAALAFVLLMSGGLQSLQIASIAAAAPFAVIMVVACWCLWKALVKDEATFAELAD; encoded by the coding sequence ATGCAGTCTCAGAAGGATAATTCCGTGTTCTTCATCTCAATGGCAGTCACCGCAGCCACGGTTCTCTGGGGGATCTTCTCCCCTGCTGGTTTCGACGCTGCGGCCAAGGGGCTCTTCGGATTCCTCATCAAGTACTTCGGGTGGGGGTACATGCTCGCCATGAACATCTTCGTTCTCTTCCCGATCCTCCTCTGCATGAGCCGCTTCGGAAAGCTCCGCCTCGGCGAGCCGGGGTCAAAGCCGGAGTTCAGCAACATTTCCTGGTTCGCCATGCTCTTCTCGGCAGGCATGGGCGTCGGTCTCGTCTTCTACGGGGTAGGCGAGCCGGTCTTTCATTTCATGACGCCTCCATTCGGCGCAGCGGCAGGCAGCGCCAAGGCCGCCGAGGACGCCCTTCGGACTACTTTCTTCCACTGGGGGCTCCATCCATGGGCGGGATACGCCGTCATCGCCCTCTGCCTGGCCTATTTCCAGTATCGGAAGGGCGCTCCCGGACTGATGAGCAGCATGTTCCTGCCCGTCCTCGGGCAGAAGGGGAATTCAAGCGTGCTCGGCAAAACCATCGACATTCTCGCCATCTTCGCCACCATCGCCGGTCTCGCCACGTCCCTCGGCCTTGGGACTCTTCAGATCAACAGCGGCCTGAAGTATCTCTTCGGCATGCCCCAGAATGTCACCATCCAGCTTACGATCATCGCCGTCCTGGCCCTTGTCTATACCGGAACGGCGGTTACGGGCATCGAGCGGGGCATCAAGTTCATTTCCAACCTCAACCTCTTTCTCGCCTGCCTTCTGAGCGCGGCACTTTTCTTCATCGGGCCCACCATGGCCATTATCGAATCCCTGATGACGGGCGTAGGCGACTATCTCTCCAACGTGGTGAACCAGAGCTTCCACATGGCGCCTTACGGAGGGGAATACAAAGGGTGGCTCGGAGGATGGACCCTTTATTACTGGGCTTGGTGGATCGCCTGGGCGCCCTTTGTGGGCTCCTTCATCGCCCGCATCTCCCGGGGACGCACCATCAGGGAATTCGTTTCCGGCGTGCTGGTTGTCCCGGCCCTGGGCAGCTTTACGTGGTTCGCCATCTTCGGGACCTCCGGGTTGAACCTCGAACTCACCGGGGCGGCAAAAATCGCGGAGAAAGTGGCAGCGGACATTTCCGTGGGCGTTTTCGAGGTCTACAAATACTACCCCTTGGGCGGCATCATGTCCGTCATCATGGTGGTGCTGATCTCCACCTTCTTCATCACGTCCGCCAATTCGGGGACCTTCGTCCTCTCCATGTACTCCACCAAGGGCGAAATAAACCCGCCGAAGGTGCGCATGGGCATCTGGGGAGTCCTGATGGCGGCTCTGGCATTTGTGCTGCTGATGAGCGGCGGGCTGCAGTCTCTACAGATAGCCTCTATCGCCGCCGCCGCCCCCTTCGCGGTGATCATGGTGGTGGCATGCTGGTGCCTCTGGAAGGCCCTCGTGAAGGACGAAGCCACCTTTGCCGAACTTGCGGACTGA
- a CDS encoding glycine/betaine/sarcosine/D-proline family reductase selenoprotein B: MLKAIHYINQFFGQVGGEDMADYEPEMRSGTVGCTRIFNSLAKNVEVTHTIICGDNFMASRTDEGLARILAMLEDREFDIFIAGPAFNAGRYGAACGQVCKAVKEKYGVPVLTSMNEENPGVEMFHKDMYIFRGGNRATFMKQDMEKLAAFADKIARGEKLLPAALEGYFPRGIRHEVFLEDIGQEPVMAADRVVNMMIAKLKGEPYRTELPMPALDRVPVAPAVKDLRKVRLALVTSGGIVPRENPDRIQSCSATKWGMYDISALDKGFTAPEYKTIHAGYDPEQADKNPNVVVPLDAIRAYQREGRIGEVDDYYYTTVGTGTTQGEAARMGREIAATLRERNVEAVVLTATUGTCTRCGSTIAKEIERSGIPVVVMCNLTNIAKTVGVNRIVPTVSVPYPLGNPQLRPDDEWALRYHRTGVALDALETDVSEQTIFPVKI, encoded by the coding sequence ATGCTCAAGGCGATTCACTACATCAACCAGTTCTTCGGGCAGGTGGGCGGCGAGGACATGGCCGACTACGAGCCTGAAATGCGCTCCGGAACCGTCGGGTGTACCCGGATTTTCAACAGCCTTGCGAAGAACGTGGAAGTGACCCACACCATCATCTGCGGCGACAACTTTATGGCGTCCCGCACGGACGAGGGCCTGGCCCGCATCCTGGCGATGCTCGAGGACAGGGAGTTCGATATCTTCATCGCCGGTCCCGCCTTTAACGCAGGCCGGTACGGGGCAGCCTGCGGCCAAGTCTGCAAGGCCGTGAAGGAGAAGTACGGTGTCCCCGTGCTCACCTCGATGAACGAGGAGAACCCCGGCGTCGAGATGTTCCACAAGGATATGTACATCTTCCGCGGCGGCAATCGGGCCACCTTTATGAAACAGGATATGGAGAAGCTCGCCGCCTTCGCCGACAAGATCGCCCGGGGGGAGAAGCTCCTTCCGGCGGCCCTGGAAGGCTACTTCCCCAGGGGAATCCGCCACGAGGTCTTCCTGGAGGACATCGGACAAGAGCCGGTCATGGCCGCCGACCGCGTGGTGAACATGATGATCGCCAAATTGAAGGGCGAGCCGTACCGGACCGAGCTGCCGATGCCCGCTCTTGACCGCGTTCCCGTCGCTCCGGCGGTGAAGGATCTGCGGAAGGTGCGCCTCGCGCTGGTTACCTCCGGCGGCATCGTCCCCCGCGAGAACCCCGACCGGATTCAGTCCTGCTCTGCCACCAAATGGGGCATGTACGACATTTCGGCTCTCGACAAGGGCTTCACCGCGCCCGAGTACAAAACTATCCACGCCGGGTATGACCCCGAACAGGCCGACAAGAACCCCAACGTCGTCGTTCCGCTCGACGCCATCCGAGCCTACCAGCGCGAGGGCAGGATCGGCGAAGTGGACGATTACTACTACACCACCGTAGGCACCGGCACCACTCAGGGCGAGGCCGCCCGCATGGGCCGGGAGATCGCCGCGACGCTCCGCGAACGGAACGTGGAAGCCGTTGTTCTCACCGCGACCTGAGGGACCTGCACTCGTTGCGGGTCAACGATCGCGAAAGAGATAGAGCGCAGCGGCATCCCCGTGGTTGTGATGTGCAACCTCACCAACATAGCGAAGACAGTCGGCGTCAACAGGATCGTTCCTACGGTCTCCGTCCCCTACCCCCTGGGCAATCCCCAGCTCCGCCCGGACGACGAATGGGCCCTCCGCTACCACAGGACGGGCGTGGCTCTTGACGCCCTCGAGACGGACGTCAGCGAGCAGACCATCTTTCCTGTGAAAATCTAG